One segment of Calypte anna isolate BGI_N300 chromosome 4A, bCalAnn1_v1.p, whole genome shotgun sequence DNA contains the following:
- the ALPK1 gene encoding alpha-protein kinase 1, protein MNNQNAVARLLQECQRALDTLLSAKAETSEEDEREYRRCQALLPEDLRTLLEEAKEMKWPFVPEKWQYKQDLGPEDKTNLQDLISTRLPDLLVYLKASISAKDCGMAAAIIFLIDRFLYWIDASRKLLQIAKGLHRLQPTTPIGPQVLIRQARLSVNSGKLLKAEYILSNLINDNGATGTWQYSKESDRILMQSVCLQIRGQILQKLGMWYEAAELIWASVVGYFKLPQPDKKGIATSLGIMADIFASMDEKDYVRFKTNAEINLSLLQEFDHRLLSAAEACKVAAAYSQYTPLFVLTAVNIRGVCLLSYSHSKDCPPEKRKFYLSEAKESFEIGLLTKDGNSPITSKQELHSFIKAAFCLMTVHRWLHGESEKLHEVSQLCREALGKLHSYSTPLKEEEEKGVLAKEIMSLITAVKKHLQVESFPNSDARSYIPDSYKATVEKPLLPPEVSFEKILALHSQHHLSICQVFEETCRGHKATPGGTQGGACVTTLRTETKSTDLVCTTEESPCQRKGAVKMMDSPAAGSSSERPSGLRNKIISSGVTTKSLHEEMEPLEINDENSASSRLQNRSQTPTSEGSWCKLSKSSSSSSWEELNCKSSKDSSGEGQQQGRGSAEEQCCTTESEEGGEAAHLHSLPPRAWHPPPQEPLSSSWGSPHPSFEVVAPQTGRLVEKVSFCGEGLQGGRHRGESSSENKAGEVSKVVTSLSTHHPVPISPKEEEDDSSWVELGCRSKDSSREPRSHPGGEAAESTEDPPQNGGVSRLSTSVEPKMTKNCSSRCKELRKSAVVGKRAVEVPEVDTQAETIDGTQFDFLSFGASANNHPVVSVPEDQPTPTAPTASPSGGQISITTHFACATTEEDEGKAQDLVSSRRQSSSSQSSWDKPAQVPQGCPEGPFLIPRGSGFSFPPGRRKEDILDARFLRDEDYKQLLAGVGHEWIVQRLRPTGIFKSKQLRKTYTALLLKYSKKSGLWTAQETAVVIGDYLKVAKEGKQRSAFWIHFLHQEESLGRYVGKEYKEEKGLLHHFSDVERQMTAQYYVTEFNKRLYEQKVPTQIFYIPSAVLLILEDRTITGCVSVEPYILGEFVKLSNNKKVVKDEYKATEFGLAYGHFSYEFSKGTDVVVDLQGWVTGNGKGLIYLTDPQIHSLNSTDVSRSNFGKEGIYYFFNNQHLECNEICHCLSLRRPSVKLPV, encoded by the exons ATGAATAATCAAAACGCCGtggccaggctgctgcaggagtgCCAGCGAGCTCTGGACACCCTCCTGTCAGCAAAGGCTGAAACAAGCGAGGAAGACGAACGAGAATACCGGCGGTGCCAAG CTTTGCTTCCTGAGGACTTGAGGACCCTTCTGgaagaagcaaaggaaatgaAGTGGCCCTTTGTGCCTGAGAAGTGGCAATACAAACAAGACCTCGGCccagaagacaaaacaaaccTTCAAGATCTGATCAGCACCAGGCTCCCTGATTTGCTG GTTTATCTGAAAGCCTCCATCTCAGCCAAGGACTGCGGGATGGCGGCTGCCATCATCTTCCTCATCGATCGCTTCCTCTACTGGATCGATGCCTCCAGGAAACTTCTCCAGATTGCCAAAGGTCTCCACAGGCTCCAGCCCACCACCCCCATAGGTCCTCAGGTGCTCATCCGCCAGGCTCGCCTCTCTGTCAACTCAG gtaaacttttaaaagctgaataTATCCTCAGCAACCTTATTAATGACAATGGAGCAACAG GTACCTGGCAGTACTCTAAGGAGAGTGATAGGATCCTCATGCAGTCAGTTTGCTTACAGATCAGAGGACAGATTCTGCAAAAACTTg ggatGTGGTATGAGGCAGCAGAACTGATCTGGGCTTCAGTTGTGGGATACTTCAAACTTCCTCAACCAGATAAAAAG GGCATTGCTACTTCCTTGGGAATTATGGCAGACATCTTTGCTTCCATGGATGAGAAGGATTATGTACGCTTCAAAACCAATGCTGAGATCAACCTG aGCCTCCTCCAAGAGTTTGATCATCGCTTATTATCAGCTGCTGAGGCTTGCAAGGTAGCAGCAGCCTACAGCCAGTACACCCCTCTCTTTGTCCTCACAGCTGTG aACATCCGTGGGGTGTGTTTGCTGTCCTACAGTCACTCCAAGGACTGTCccccagagaagagaaagttctACCTGTCTGAAGCCAAAGAATCCTTTGAGATTGGCCTCCTCACCAAGGATGGTAACAGCCCCATCACCAGCAAGCAGGAGCTCCACAGTTTTATCAAAGCAGCTTTCTGCCTCATGACTGTGCATCGGTGGCTCCACGGGGAGAGTGAGAAGCTCCATGAGGTGAGCCAGCTGTGTAGAGAAGCCCTGGGGAAGCTGCATTCATACAGCACACCcctgaaagaggaggaagagaaaggagtgCTTGCCAAGGAGATCATGTCCCTGATCACAGCTGTGAAGAAGCACCTGCAAGTGGAAAGCTTCCCCAATTCTGATGCCAGGTCCTACATTCCTGACAGCTACAAAGCCACTGTGGAAAaacccctcctgccaccagaAGTCAGCTTTGAGAAAATCCTGGCTCTGCACTCTCAGCATCACCTGTCCATCTGCCAAGTGTTTGAAGAGACTTGCAGGGGTCACAAAGCCACACCAGGAGGAACCCAGGGAGGAGCCTGTGTCACAACCTTAAGAACAGAAACCAAAAGCACAGACCTGGTGTGCACTACTGAAGAAAGCCCATGCCAGAGGAAGGGTGCTGTGAAAATGATGGActcaccagcagcaggaagtAGCTCAGAGAGACCCAGTGGcctaagaaataaaatcatcagCTCTGGTGTGACCACAAAGTCCCTCCACGAAGAGATGGAGCCATTGGAAATAAATGATGAGAACAGTGCTTCCAGCAGGCTGCAAAACAGGAGTCAAACCCCTACTTCAGAGGGCTCTTGGTGCAAGCTGTCCAAATCAAGTTCCTCTTCCAGCTGGGAGGAGCTGAActgtaaaagcagcaaagaTTCTTCTGgggaggggcagcagcagggaaggggctcAGCAGAGGAGCAGTGTTGCACGACAGAATCTGAGGAAGGTGGTGAGGCTGCACACTTGCACTCCTTACCTCCCAGAGCCTGGCATCCACCTCCTCAAGAGCCTCTGAGTAGCTCTTGGGGATCTCCTCACCCTTCCTTTGAGGTGGTTGCTCCCCAAACTGGGAGGTTGGTAGAGAAGGTGTCTTTCTGTGGAGAAGGTCTGCAGGGGGGAAGACACAGGGGAGAGagttcttcagaaaacaaagcaggggAGGTGAGCAAGGTGGTTACTTCCCTCTCCACACATCACCCTGTTCCTATCAGTccaaaagaggaggaggatgactCCTCCTGggtggagctgggctgcaggagcaaaGATAGCAGCAGGGAGCCCAGGAGCCACccaggaggagaagctgcagaaagcacagaGGACCCCCCCCAAAATGGTGGTGTTTCCAGATTATCAACCAGCGTGGAGCCAAAAATGACCAAAAATTGCTCCTCCAGGTGTAAGGAGCTGAGGAAATCTGCTGTGGTGGGCAAGAGAGCTGTTGAAGTGCCTGAAGTTGACACCCAAGCAGAAACAATCGATGGTACCCAATTTGATTTCCTCAGTTTTGGAGCCTCAGCAAACAACCATCCTGTGGTGTCTGTTCCAGAGGATCAACCAACTCCCACTGCACCAACAGCTTCACCCTCAGGGGGACAGATCTCCATAACCACACACTTTGCCTGTGCCACTACTGAAGAAGATGAAGGGAAGGCTCAGGACCTGGTGAGCAGCAGGAGACAATCCAGTTCATCTCAGAGCTCATGGGACAAACCAGCACAAGTGCCCCAGGGTTGCCCTGAAGGTCCCTTTCTGATCCCAAGGGGCAGTGGGTTTTCCTTCCcacctgggaggaggaaggaagacaTCCTTGATGCTCGGTTTCTGAGGGATGAGGATTacaagcagctcctggcaggggTGGGACATGAGTGGATTGTCCAGAGACTGAGACCTACTGGAATTTTTAAGTCCAAACAGCTTCGTAAAACATACA CtgctcttcttttaaaatactcaaAGAAATCAGGCCTCTGGACAGCCCAGGAGACTGCTGTGGTCATTGGGGACTACCTGAAGGTGGCAAAGGAAGGCAAACAGAGGAGTGCATTTTGGATACATTTCCTGCACCAAGAGGAAAGCTTGGGAAG gTATGTGGGGAAGGaatataaagaggaaaaaggactTCTCCATCACTTCAGTGACGTGGAACGACAAATGACTGCCCAGTACTACGTGACAGAATTCAACAAAAGGCTCTATGAGCAAAAGGTCCCTACCCAGATCTTTTACATCCCATCTGCAGTGCTCCTG ATCCTGGAGGACAGAACTATAACAGGATGTGTGAGTGTGGAGCCCTACATCCTGGGGGAGTTTGTGAAGCTATCCAACAACAAGAAGGTAGTAAAGGATGAGTACAAAGCCACGGAGTTTGGTCTGGCCTATGGCCACTTCTCCTACGAGTTCTCCAAGGGAACAGATGTTGTTGTTGATCTGCAAG GTTGGGTGACAGGTAATGGGAAAGGCCTCATCTACCTGACAGACCCCCAGATCCACTCTCTTAACAGCACAGATGTTTCACGCTCCAACTTTGGGAAGGAAGGGATTTATTACTTCTTCAATAACCAGCACTTGGAGTGCAATGAAATCTGTCACTGCCTGTCTCTAAGAAGACCCTCAGTGAAGCTGCCAGTGTAG